One stretch of Bombus pascuorum unplaced genomic scaffold, iyBomPasc1.1, whole genome shotgun sequence DNA includes these proteins:
- the LOC132915919 gene encoding uncharacterized protein LOC132915919 produces the protein MNFITERLANSLGLPQQKCSISIKALDVLSTTSNRFITATITSTNGTYQRTLTFLIVPTISTSIPDQPIDRSTIPIPKNIHLADPTFHLPSPIDILLSSGPTIASLCVGQINLNPPTGPDLRLQKTHFGWVIGGSPVFPSTARAFHTFTADLETDLTRFWELDEGPQIKHVSEADRRCEEHFLAHFQRTSEGRYIVALPFNDKLSSLGSTKTMAMKRLASLQRQFQRDQKFEAAYRAVIQEYVELGHMTTIASHHQSADEHYLPHHGVIKDSNTSTKLRVVFDGSAPSTTGVSLNDTLHTGPKLQEDLFDILLRFRSHQYVLTGDIEKMYRQFLVRPEDRKYQKILWRNSNGEIETYQLNTITFGLSAAPYLAIRCLKQLANDEGHRFPRASSVLQRDFYVDNALTGADTMSEALSIRTELTELLQLAGLKIRKWASNNRELLNGLSDHDINQNLQLGESQPLKTLGVYWRSSDDSILYSVAAMANIPHVTKRSISSVIARIYDPLGLLAPVIVRAKILLQRVWALMVDWDESLPADFHSEWSRYYSQLALLNNISFQRKAIIGSAKEIEMHGFCDASEKAYGACVYLRTVNPDGHVQVQLLAAKSRVAPLKSQTIPRLELCGALLLTSLMSTIQQALSRNTRTSSHDWRHVPTNDNPADLISRGQTPEEFLRPTIWQHGPEWLQLSEEHWPTCTLPPLTELPEQKRATCMSATPADHGFLERYSSWPKLIRIIARCLRWKHKHNPTTPITATELNTAHNKIIKLLQGIYFSAEIRALQKDRDATIKGKLTRLNPFIDKEGILRVGGRLSHSLIPFPQKHPIILPKSYVTARIIDHAHNVHMHAGTQATLYAVRRRYWPIDGRSQVWHTIKSCVRCCRAHPPPVDYIMGDLPEARVTESRPFTNVGVDYCGPFHIKERRDRNRRQVKAYVAIFVCLAVKAVHIELVGDLTSEAFIATLRRFIARRGFCSTIHSDNGTNFVGANNELRELHELLRSNDHNSKVASFLSDKHIEWHFIPPHTPHFGGLWEAAVKSFKRHLKRVIGNELLTFEQFNTLIIEIEAILNSRPLTPISSDPNDLLVLTPGHFLIGDSLMSLRERDFRDVPSNRLSRWQHLQQIRQHFWNRWHKEYLNELSNRSKWNQGGHNIQEGAIVILREDNVPSMQWPLGRVIKVHPGDDGVIRTATIQTAKNIVD, from the exons ATGAATTTCATTACCGAACGTCTTGCAAACTCTTTAGGACTTCCGCAACAGAAGTGTTCCATCTCAATCAAAGCCCTCGATGTTTTATCAACGACGTCAAATCGTTTTATTACAGCCACGATCACATCCACTAACGGAACCTACCAACGCACCTTAACATTTCTCATCGTACCAACAATTTCGACATCCATTCCGGATCAACCAATAGACCGATCAACAATCCCAATACCCAAGAATATCCATCTTGCCGATCCAACATTCCATTTACCATCCCCAATCGATATTTTGCTGAGCTCAGGGCCCACCATTGCATCACTATGTGTCGGCCAAATCAACCTTAATCCGCCAACAGGCCCCGACCTCCGTTTACAAAAAACACACTTCGGGTGGGTCATCGGGGGGAGCCCGGTCTTCCCGTCAACGGCCAGGGCATTTCACACCTTCACAGCAGATCTTGAAACGGATCTTACTCGCTTTTGGGAACTCGACGAGGGACCACAAATAAAACACGTGTCAGAAGCGGATCGACGATGCGAGGAACACTTTCTAGCGCACTTCCAACGCACCAGCGAAGGGCGATACATCGTCGCACTCCCGTTTAACGACAAACTTTCCTCACTCGGATCAACTAAAACAATGGCGATGAAACGACTCGCCTCTCTTCAGCGCCAATTCCAACGAGATCAGAAATTCGAAGCAGCATATCGGGCGGTAATTCAGGAATACGTGGAATTAGGGCACATGACGACAATCGCATCACATCACCAATCAGCCGATGAACACTATCTGCCACATCACGGCGTAATCAAGGACTCGAACACATCTACAAAGCTCCGCGTCGTGTTCGACGGATCCGCACCGAGCACCACCGGAGTTTCTTTGAACGACACCCTTCACACAGGACCGAAGTTACAAGAGGACTTATTCGATATTCTCTTGAGATTCCGCTCTCATCAGTATGTTCTCACGGGTGATATCGAGAAGATGTATCGACAATTTCTCGTACGCCCGGAAGATCGTAAGTATCAGAAAATTTTGTGGCGCAATTCGAACGGTGAAATCGAAACTTATCAACTCAACACCATCACGTTCGGCCTGTCGGCCGCACCCTACCTAGCTATCCGATGTCTCAAACAATTGGCAAACGATGAAGGACATCGATTTCCGCGAGCTTCGTCAGTCTTGCAGCGGGATTTCTACGTCGACAACGCCCTTACCGGGGCTGACACGATGAGCGAGGCGTTGTCAATCAGAACAGAACTCACCGAACTTCTCCAACTGGCCGGCCTGAAAATCAGAAAATGGGCATCCAACAACCGCGAACTACTCAACGGACTATCGGACCACGACATAAACCAAAACCTACAATTGGGTGAGTCCCAACCATTAAAGACACTTGGAGTTTATTGGAGGTCCTCCGATGATTCAATCCTTTATTCGGTCGCCGCCATGGCCAATATTCCTCACGTTACCAAACGATCGATCAGCTCCGTAATCGCTAGGATTTATGATCCTTTAGGACTACTCGCGCCAGTAATTGTTCGAGCAAAAATATTACTACAGAGAGTCTGGGCACTGATGGTCGATTGGGATGAATCACTTCCCGCAGATTTCCATTCCGAATGGAGCCGCTATTATTCCCAATTAGCGCTCCTGAACAATATCTCGTTCCAACGCAAGGCAATAATCGGATCCgcaaaagaaatcgaaatgcATGGTTTCTGCGATGCAAGCGAGAAAGCATACGGAGCTTGCGTTTATCTACGAACCGTTAATCCTGACGGCCACGTGCAGGTCCAGCTTTTAGCTGCAAAATCAAGGGTAGCCCCGCTCAAGTCCCAAACCATTCCTCGGCTTGAATTGTGCGGAGCCCTTCTTCTTACGTCCCTGATGTCTACCATACAACAGGCTCTATCGCGCAAT ACTAGAACTAGTTCGCACGATTGGCGCCATGTTCCGACCAACGACAATCCCGCGGATCTAATCTCGCGAGGACAAACGCCTGAAGAATTTCTACGCCCGACTATTTGGCAACATGGTCCTGAATGGCTCCAACTATCTGAAGAACACTGGCCGACATGTACACTGCCACCACTAACGGAGTTACCGGAACAAAAACGAGCAACCTGTATGTCCGCAACCCCCGCCGATCATGGATTTCTAGAAAGGTATTCATCTTGGCCTAAGTTGATCAGGATCATCGCTCGCTGTCTCCGTTGGAAACATAAACACAACCCGACTACACCCATCACGGCAACTGAATTAAATACAGCCCACAACAAGATCATCAAACTATTGCAAGGCATCTATTTTTCCGCGGAAATACGTGCGCTCCAGAAGGATCGAGACGCAACAATAAAGGGAAAGCTCACGCGACTCAACCCGTTCATAGATAAGGAAGGCATATTACGCGTAGGCGGACGACTTAGTCATTCACTGATACCTTTTCCTCAAAAACATCCTATAATCTTGCCTAAGTCATATGTTACAGCACGCATTATCGATCATGCACACAACGTCCACATGCACGCAGGAACACAAGCTACGCTGTACGCCGTACGACGAAGATACTGGCCCATCGACGGTCGAAGTCAAGTTTGGCATACGATCAAGAGCTGCGTCCGTTGCTGCCGCGCTCATCCACCGCCGGTGGATTATATTATGGGTGATCTACCTGAGGCGAGAGTGACCGAGTCACGCCCATTCACGAACGTCGGCGTCGACTACTGCGGACCATTCCACATCAAGGAAAGGAGAGATCGCAACCGCCGCCAGGTCAAGGCATATGTTGCCATCTTTGTATGCTTAGCGGTTAAGGCGGTGCATATCGAACTCGTCGGCGATCTCACTAGCGAGGCCTTCATCGCCACACTCCGAAGGTTCATCGCTCGACGCGGGTTTTGCTCTACCATCCATTCCGACAACGGCACAAACTTTGTTGGGGCGAACAACGAATTACGTGAGCTTCACGAACTCctacgatcgaacgatcatAATTCCAAGGTGGCCTCATTTCTGTCAGATAAGCACATTGAATGGCATTTTATTCCCCCTCATACCCCGCACTTCGGCGGACTCTGGGAAGCAGCGGTAAAGTCATTTAAACGTCATCTCAAACGCGTAATCGGCAACGAATTACTCACCTTCGAACAATTCAACACCCTCATTATTGAGATCGAGGCAATCCTCAACTCACGACCGTTAACTCCGATATCCTCCGATCCGAACGATCTCCTAGTCCTCACTCCCGGCCATTTCCTCATCGGCGATTCACTAATGAGTTTACGGGAGCGAGATTTCAGAGACGTCCCTTCCAATCGGCTCTCCAGATGGCAACATCTTCAGCAGATCAGGCAACATTTTTGGAATCGCTGGCATaaggaatatttaaacgaattgaGCAACCGCAGCAAATGGAACCAGGGTGGGCACAACATCCAGGAAGGCGCAATCGTCATCCTCAGAGAGGACAATGTGCCCTCTATGCAGTGGCCTCTGGGACGAGTTATCAAGGTCCATCCAGGCGACGATGGTGTCATCCGAACGGCTACGATTCAAACGGCGAAAAACATCGTGGATTGA